Proteins co-encoded in one Zingiber officinale cultivar Zhangliang unplaced genomic scaffold, Zo_v1.1 ctg71, whole genome shotgun sequence genomic window:
- the LOC122037656 gene encoding helicase-like transcription factor CHR28 isoform X1, with protein MDVIEIESSTSEDGSFDFGLSDTSLIDEAEDQQVNSAQSFTTGNNHSIDRTELQGVSGMLDTSQSYKKEPVHSFTRPNFDSRMETKRNGETTKGENSVIGPSSFAGGNSINALTRFKPSQSVDEKFRKLPNTLMESRDIIHGATTNWMQPSSLVHGKSISSLYSASTSEVQKHLGIGGDRHIERDERHIYQEALQNLGQPRLEDDLPQGLLAVPLFKHQKIALAWMVQKEKSTHCTGGILADDQGLGKTISMIALIQKQMAQQSKFTSDVSDCVKPEALNLDEDDDGVTEADKTKLQSRESDLKCEKVTSSMINTSSNTRPAGGTLIVCPASVLRQWGRELDERVPESAKLSVLLYHGGTRTKHPNELTRYHVVLTTYSIVTNEVPKQPIADDDEGEQKNHDKYGLCPDFSSNKKRRQSSNEQNNKKKGKKSKESLLDFGSGPLARVRWFRIILDEAQTIKNHRTQVARACCGLRAKRRWCLSGTPMQNTIDDLYSYFRFLKYDPYSVYSSFCASIKHPISRNASSGYKKLQAVLKTVLLRRTKGTIIDGEPILKLPPKSICLKKVEFSHEEREFYLKLEADSRQQFKVHLI; from the exons ATGGATGTCATTGAGATCGAGTCATCTACTAGTGAAGATGGTTCCTTTGATTTTGGATTATCAGACACATCCTTAATTGACGAAGCTGAGGATCAACAGGTAAATAGTGCACAAAGTTTCACCACAGGGAATAACCATTCTATAGACAGAACTGAACTACAAGGTGTATCAGGCATGCTAGATACAAGTCAGTCTTATAAAAAAGAGCCAGTGCATTCTTTTACAAGACCAAATTTTGATAGTAGGATGGAAACTAAGAGAAATGGTGAGACTACAAAAGGTGAAAATAGTGTAATTGGGCCTTCATCTTTTGCTGGAGGAAATTCAATCAATGCTTTGACTAGGTTTAAACCATCACAGTCTGTGGATGAGAAGTTCCGCAAATTGCCAAACACTTTAATGGAGAGTAGAG ACATTATACATGGAGCTACCACGAATTGGATGCAGCCCTCATCCCTGGTTCATGGAAAATCTATCAGCAGTTTGTATTCAGCTAGCACCAGTGAAGTACAAAAGCACTTGGGCATAGGAGGTGATAGGCACATAGAGCGTGATGAAAGGCATATATATCAAGAAGCTTTGCAG AATCTTGGTCAACCACGGCTAGAGGATGACCTGCCTCAGGGTCTTTTGGCTGTTCCTCTTTTTAAGCATCAG AAAATAGCCTTAGCTTGGATGGTTCAGAAGGAGAAAAGTACACATTGTACAGGTGGAATTCTTGCAGATGATCAG GGCCTTGGTAAGACTATATCCATGATAGCTCTGATACAAAAGCAAATGGCTCAACAATCAAAATTTACATCAGATGTTTCAGATTGTGTAAAACCAGAAGCCTTAAATCTAGATGAGGATGATGATGGGGTTACTGAAGCGGATAAGACAAAATTACAATCCAGAGAAAGTGATCTTAAATGTGAGAAAGTGACTTCTTCAATGATCAACACATCAAGCAACACCAGGCCAGCTGGAGGTACATTGATTGTGTGCCCTGCTAGTGTTCTTCGGCAATGGGGTAGAGAGTTGGATGAAAGAGTTCCAGAAAGTGCAAAGTTATCTGTTCTCCTATATCATGGAGGTACACGGACAAAGCATCCCAATGAACTAACAAGATACCATGTTGTTCTGACCACCTATTCAATTGTGACTAATGAAGTTCCAAAACAGCCTATAGCTGATGATGATGAAGGAGAGCAAAAGAACCATGATAAGTATGGGCTATGTCCAGACTTTTCATCCAACAAAAAGAGGAGGCAGTCCTCCAATGAACAGAATAAtaagaagaaagggaaaaaatCAAAAGAGTCTCTTCTTGACTTTGGCAGTGGTCCTCTTGCTAGAGTTCGGTGGTTTAGGATTATCTTAGATGAAGCTCAAACTATAAAAAATCATAGAACTCAGGTTGCTAGAGCCTGTTGTGGTCTTCGGGCCAAAAGAAGATGGTGCTTATCAGGGACACCGATGCAGAATACAATTGATGATCTCTACAGCTACTTCCGTTTTCTGAAGTATGATCCTTATTCTGTATATAGCTCCTTCTGCGCTTCTATAAAACATCCAATATCTAGAAATGCGAGTAGTGGATACAAAAAACTTCAGGCTGTCTTAAAAACAGTCCTGCTTCGACGCACCAAAG
- the LOC122037656 gene encoding helicase-like transcription factor CHR28 isoform X2 has protein sequence MLDTSQSYKKEPVHSFTRPNFDSRMETKRNGETTKGENSVIGPSSFAGGNSINALTRFKPSQSVDEKFRKLPNTLMESRDIIHGATTNWMQPSSLVHGKSISSLYSASTSEVQKHLGIGGDRHIERDERHIYQEALQNLGQPRLEDDLPQGLLAVPLFKHQKIALAWMVQKEKSTHCTGGILADDQGLGKTISMIALIQKQMAQQSKFTSDVSDCVKPEALNLDEDDDGVTEADKTKLQSRESDLKCEKVTSSMINTSSNTRPAGGTLIVCPASVLRQWGRELDERVPESAKLSVLLYHGGTRTKHPNELTRYHVVLTTYSIVTNEVPKQPIADDDEGEQKNHDKYGLCPDFSSNKKRRQSSNEQNNKKKGKKSKESLLDFGSGPLARVRWFRIILDEAQTIKNHRTQVARACCGLRAKRRWCLSGTPMQNTIDDLYSYFRFLKYDPYSVYSSFCASIKHPISRNASSGYKKLQAVLKTVLLRRTKGTIIDGEPILKLPPKSICLKKVEFSHEEREFYLKLEADSRQQFKVHLI, from the exons ATGCTAGATACAAGTCAGTCTTATAAAAAAGAGCCAGTGCATTCTTTTACAAGACCAAATTTTGATAGTAGGATGGAAACTAAGAGAAATGGTGAGACTACAAAAGGTGAAAATAGTGTAATTGGGCCTTCATCTTTTGCTGGAGGAAATTCAATCAATGCTTTGACTAGGTTTAAACCATCACAGTCTGTGGATGAGAAGTTCCGCAAATTGCCAAACACTTTAATGGAGAGTAGAG ACATTATACATGGAGCTACCACGAATTGGATGCAGCCCTCATCCCTGGTTCATGGAAAATCTATCAGCAGTTTGTATTCAGCTAGCACCAGTGAAGTACAAAAGCACTTGGGCATAGGAGGTGATAGGCACATAGAGCGTGATGAAAGGCATATATATCAAGAAGCTTTGCAG AATCTTGGTCAACCACGGCTAGAGGATGACCTGCCTCAGGGTCTTTTGGCTGTTCCTCTTTTTAAGCATCAG AAAATAGCCTTAGCTTGGATGGTTCAGAAGGAGAAAAGTACACATTGTACAGGTGGAATTCTTGCAGATGATCAG GGCCTTGGTAAGACTATATCCATGATAGCTCTGATACAAAAGCAAATGGCTCAACAATCAAAATTTACATCAGATGTTTCAGATTGTGTAAAACCAGAAGCCTTAAATCTAGATGAGGATGATGATGGGGTTACTGAAGCGGATAAGACAAAATTACAATCCAGAGAAAGTGATCTTAAATGTGAGAAAGTGACTTCTTCAATGATCAACACATCAAGCAACACCAGGCCAGCTGGAGGTACATTGATTGTGTGCCCTGCTAGTGTTCTTCGGCAATGGGGTAGAGAGTTGGATGAAAGAGTTCCAGAAAGTGCAAAGTTATCTGTTCTCCTATATCATGGAGGTACACGGACAAAGCATCCCAATGAACTAACAAGATACCATGTTGTTCTGACCACCTATTCAATTGTGACTAATGAAGTTCCAAAACAGCCTATAGCTGATGATGATGAAGGAGAGCAAAAGAACCATGATAAGTATGGGCTATGTCCAGACTTTTCATCCAACAAAAAGAGGAGGCAGTCCTCCAATGAACAGAATAAtaagaagaaagggaaaaaatCAAAAGAGTCTCTTCTTGACTTTGGCAGTGGTCCTCTTGCTAGAGTTCGGTGGTTTAGGATTATCTTAGATGAAGCTCAAACTATAAAAAATCATAGAACTCAGGTTGCTAGAGCCTGTTGTGGTCTTCGGGCCAAAAGAAGATGGTGCTTATCAGGGACACCGATGCAGAATACAATTGATGATCTCTACAGCTACTTCCGTTTTCTGAAGTATGATCCTTATTCTGTATATAGCTCCTTCTGCGCTTCTATAAAACATCCAATATCTAGAAATGCGAGTAGTGGATACAAAAAACTTCAGGCTGTCTTAAAAACAGTCCTGCTTCGACGCACCAAAG